The genomic DNA CATAAATACAAAGCTTATGCcatgttcaataaaaactgatttacataaaaaataaaacacaaacataaaaactgatgtGTGCATTTGGTAGCTCTGTAAGCAGAGGTTATATGGCAGTAGCTTTTATCAGTTTATAATCACAGGAACATGCTtacaatcaaaaagaaaaaagatattttcaatcatttttctctcccaaaaaacaattttaataattattgcaaaactaaaaaatagaTTGTCATCAGTTATGGGGAGGCCAGTGTTCCGGTTTGATTAAGTCCAACTTACCAacataatttagattttctgaaaGTTCTTCAGTTGCAGTTAGAAATTTACGCTTGCATTGAGTTGCTTGATGTCAATggaagtgtgtgtttttcagtgcAGTGGTTGGATGGGAATAAAAAGCACCTTTATTTGAGTCAGGAGGTATTTTCCCCTCAGGTCTTGCTACTATGACAAATGTCCAATAAATTCTGATTTGAATAAGAAATGAATCAAGTAAATATTGTTAAACTAGATCATGCCTTGTGGAACAGTGAATACTTAAGATTTACATGTTGTGAGAGCACTAGAGACGAGTTTGACCAGgggaaggaaaacaaaccaaCTGTTCTCATTGTCATCTTATGAACTTAAATGAACTGAAGATGTAAAATAACTGTATGTGTAGGTAAATATAAAGGGTTTtctaaaaaaccccaaaaataaattattaaaacctgacttttaattatgtttaatatGCTTTTATATTAGGTGGAGACAACAGAAGCCATCCTTGGTTTCAGTCAGAGAAACGGTAAATACTGCTTCACAATATTATAGATCTGTGTATGTCCACTCTCTTAAATTTCCCATACTTGCAAAAAGATAGTAAAGCAAATCCACATCAAAATATAATGGATTGCATGTATtaacccaagaaaaaaaacagcataaactGAGACCAGCAAATAAACAGAATGATAATGCCATCAGTAGTGTACAATGGAGCATGCCGCCCGTCTATCTCACATCATGTTTGTTTCAGACACCTTGCAGTCAGAAAGTCCGATGAGCTGCTGGAGATTTGCAGCATGGCTcaatattttgctgaaatgacAAAGTGAGTTTTTAGACCTGCATGGATCTTAATATAATAACTTTCCAGAAGTGTTAAACGTTGTTGTTAAATCtctcaaaaaacatttttgcactcAACTGCAGTTTTACAACAGTTTAATCAGTTAAAAGTAAATTACTTTTAACAGCGATTGAACGTTCTGTTTTCTAACATATTACAGTCAGAACAACTGCTTTACATAAAAGTTTGCCAGAATAACAAGTTTTCATCTCATTATCTCAATTTTTATCCACACAGATGATAACATTTGAGGCTAATGTATGTTTAAAAGCAGTGAAAATCTAACAAGAAAAggaatgaaaagagaaaatacattCTACCAGTGTATTCATGcaatgaaaatgcagcagcCACAGTTTTTGATGTGTGCCTTTTGTTGCTGCCAACATTGGTTTAAACTGAGCAAGTTTCAGGAATCTTGTCTTGGAGAGTGAAATcatagaaacacaaacaatcCATTATCGAACATTTAATTACTTTGAGCTACTCATAAAATGAGCAGCTCATTTCAAACTACTGAGCTGCTGAGGGAAAGATGATTTAATAGTATCGCCCCACTCAGGATGCTCTCTGCTTTTGAACAGAGCAGCAGTAAGAGGTTGAAGCTGGACTCCAGCAGCTGGAACTTTCTGACTTCAGGTTTGTCTGTAGCTCTCTGaggaaactaaactaaaacaacagAGCAGTTTGTAATATGGAACCCTCCCAAACACACTTGGTGTTGCACGTTAATGGTTGTGTGTCCCTCCAGCACTTGGAGGTGCTCTGGTTCCTTCATCAGGACTCTGTCCGTGTCCTTTCCTGCCGTGGCCCAGGATGCAGTTGGCACTTCCGCACCCTTCGTCGTCATCATCTCCCTCACTTTCAGAAGATGACTCTCCAAACTGTCTCGGCTTTTCATAAATACAGCAACCTGGAACACAACATGCAGCTGGATCAGGATGgatataaaaaacaacaataccaCCTTTTACAGCCAAGATGTGCTTATATAAACACTCAATAAGTGACAACTCTAGCATCACTACAACATAAATACCCCTCACCTTCTCCAAAAAGCCCCCCCAAGGTTGACAATTAATTTCTTGGGACAACATTCACTGTGGTATTGTTCTGATAAGCTTTTGCAACATCACAAGATTTATTTCCGTCTAGTGTTGCATTCATCTTTCACCATGGTCTTATATTGGTGATGGAAGAGTCTGACCACAATACAAAGCCTTCTCCAGCACATCCCAGAGATTCTCACTGGGTTAAGGTGTGAAGTCTGATGTTCCTGCTCCCTGAACCATTGCCTTCCTAGAACATGGTCCTGGCATCAGGCAGAAGAAAAGCCACCGATGGAACAACTAGGGCCTTCCTGATCTCCAGGTAGTCAGACAACCTCATAATGTTGCTGAAGCTGAACGTGACCAAGTGCAGTGACCCCAGAGCCCAGTGCTGCCTTCACAGGCTGCTACAGTAAACACTAGGGGTGATGGATCATCACTTCATCTGCCTCTCTTCTTACCCTGATGTACCAATGACTCTAGAAGACGGTCAATCTGAACTCAGACCTCATGACCTTCCTTCAATCTTTATGTTTCCTTGCAAGTTGAAGCCTTTTTCTCTAGTTAGTCTCACTGATTAGTGGCTTTTCCATGGCTGCACATGTTCAGATGATATCCTGGTTCTCCACATTTTTCTCATCACACATTAAACACATCAGTCAGAAGACCAGCAGCTTCTACAACCTTTATGCTGGCATTGCCCACAATCTGTATGCGTTTAGAGAATCAAATGCCAACATCTTCCTCTGACTAATCACTGAAATGACACCCCAGTGCACCCAGTAAAGGCTCCAGTTCTCATTTTACATCCTTaactataaataaactttttaaaccataAAGATTTTGGATTTCTATTTCTTGCTATGACATGGTAAAAAGATGGAAATTATTGTCCTTTTAATGAAATATGTTCTTCAAATTCCTGTTTTTGCCATATTATTCCTGCCGGGTTGTCCTGGAGATCCTGCTctgggagggagggagggatggatggatggatgggaaaGCTGgcttcaaaacagaaactctagattatttatgactttattttaccTAGATAACTGTaacacacttttcaaatgtATCAACAAATCCACCCAGAATATTACTAAAATTTGAAATTTCCTGTCCAGATATGGTACAAAAACAGTCAGTGCATTTGTTAATTACAAAGCAAGAACTTTATAATCCTTTACAACCAAGAAGTTTGATATatgtcatttaaatatttcctagatgtaacaaaataaatcaaataaaaatattgagtCTGTACATGGAAATATGTTAATCTGTTACTAGGCCATCAAATCCTTCATTTCTGCCAAATAACTCTTTGCTGTTTCCCATAAGCTATTTAAACTCACACTTGGAAGATCGTCTTCCCAGGTGCTCATTGTCAACTGTGTCACTGGACCACTCCACCTTCTTCTcagtcttcctcttcctcagcttGATTGTCAAGCTTCGTCCTTCCTGTAAACAAGAGAAATAAACTTCCATAATAATGTCCAGTTACTCCAGTACTAATTTTTAAATCAGGCAACAAATTCAAActagaaacaatattttaatcaaaatgttacTTTGGTAAGGAATAGTtgctagttgtttttttttaattacataagTCGATTTTAAATAGTTATTAAAAAGATATTCTAAAACGTTAATCACTTGGTAATATAACACTTCTTTCTAACTACCTAGATCAATCTGTGCAGTAATTTATCTGTAATTTTAACATACCTGTGTAATCTTATGTTGTGAATAGACTATCACACAATGACAttgaaaatacattaataagGAGCAACAATGAGAAAGACCCTATTTTTATGAGCTGACCAATAGTAAAAAGTTATCTTTCGTTAGCAACAACAGTGCTTATAGGCCTCCCCTTCCTGGCGGTTCGGCTGAAAGGCGTGTGGACTGAGGTATCGCTAGCTGGATACCGATACCATTGGAGAATATTGTATCAGTACCAGAATTTTAGATCATGACCAGGGTAGTCATGAAATCCGTTCGAACAAATCCACAGAACCGCAGGAGCAACCTGTGAAGCTGCTCATGCCCACTATATTGCATAGTGACCTTCATTTATGGTCACTGGTTTTAATACGCATCTAGAGTTTAGTAATTAGGACTAACTAATAACGGCAGCATTAGGCTTCGTAAATTAATAAAGAGCGGCGATTTAATGGCTTCTTTTTTCACCTTCTAACATGAACACGGGCCTTGTTAGCAGTAATGGGTAGTTGGGTACATTACAAATTAATTACCCAGCAAAACAGCATTTGGCCCCGTTTTTGAGCATTTACCTGCTGTGGAGGCGGCGGTGTATTTGTCTGAACGGTCTCCGTTATCGTCTCACTGGATGTTCCGGGAACCTCCGCCATCCCTTTAGCTGCTCTGCTAACGCTACAGTTAGCTTATTTTAAGATCCAAACCACCTGGAATCCGGCCTTTGTGAGGTGAAAGTTGTAGTTATGGGGCAAGCTGAGAATGACCCTACTTGGTAACCTCACAAAATgtcaattaaattattaatataacCCCCAAGACTATGGATTTCTACAGATATACGCTTGAGACTACACAAATTATACCAAAAAAAATGAACCTGATTTGAACCGGATGTAGATTCTTCTTCTTGAAATTTCttggcggttggcaaaaaaGCATTAGGTGAGTGTTACCGCCACTAACCGGTAAGGAGTGTGGACCACatgacaaagacaaacaacaacaacaaaaaaacaactactttATACAATTATAcaacaacttaaaataaaatatatcctGACATCCTCTGCTTCCTCAATCCTTCAGCAATAAATCAGCTatgtcaaatttaatttttatattactaAGGTTCCTCATTAACTTGTTTCTCTGAATCCTTAATTCCTACAATGTAAAATAACATGTTCTATTCTGGATGTAGATTATTTTCACAAACGGAAATGTCAGAAATTCCTCTCTACCTAAGCAAACCActgatttatgttttagttgttCAGTGTTTATCATTTACATCATTATTATTGCATTGTCTCATTATTGTTTTCAGAATACTTTTATATatgagtaaatgttttattatgaagtacCTAGATAACTGTGGGCATCCTTATTCCTGagagggtttgtttttttcaaaactttatcaATCAAAGTAAGCACAAACAAATATGGCAATTAGGATAGTGCAGATGTAGCAAGTGTCTAAAAAAGGTTACATAACTCTGTAGAGGACTAGCAGAGGCAAACTTTGAAATGGAAGCACAAAAGcaaaactgatgtaaaaaaaaataacaaacaaactaCAACAAAGAGATATCTATTTTAGGACAGCAATGCATCCACAACATGCATTGCTGTGATGTACTGGCGACCTGGCAACCTGACCAGAGTGTACCCCACCTCTTGCCTGTCCACAGTTGGAGACAGGCCCCCTCCCGATCTCAATGGAATAATGGTAtaggaaaatggatggatggattaacaTGCAGTGGTGG from Gambusia affinis linkage group LG14, SWU_Gaff_1.0, whole genome shotgun sequence includes the following:
- the ppp1r11 gene encoding E3 ubiquitin-protein ligase PPP1R11 yields the protein MAEVPGTSSETITETVQTNTPPPPQQEGRSLTIKLRKRKTEKKVEWSSDTVDNEHLGRRSSKCCCIYEKPRQFGESSSESEGDDDDEGCGSANCILGHGRKGHGQSPDEGTRAPPSAGGTHNH